Proteins from one Listeria weihenstephanensis genomic window:
- a CDS encoding CDP-glycerol glycerophosphotransferase family protein: protein MFSKLKQAVRLFKQRIQFGNFTYQYWFLPIQKNKIVVSAHYGRGYGDSPKYMVDALMNQGLDIVWLVQKGQETSLPEGVRPVSYGTKQALRELATAQVWIDNCRQKYSPPKRKSQRYIQTWHSPLRLKKIEKDAVNYLPQAYIDRAKRDAKKCDYMLAGSAFSQELYRNSFWFQGDVWLTGTPRCDVFFQDSTIIKRRVTTDLDIPFATKLALYAPTFRKNMEASVYLQEFTHVKLALQAKFGGCWKVLIRLHPNVAHLATEFSTDNDVLQATDYPDMQELLVASDLLITDYSSSMFDMGIARKKVMLYTPDLAEYLATEREFYFDIKELPFPLAKKPTELINQVLHFDEITYQQLLATFNDSIKQCENGEAASAVANKIKAICQ from the coding sequence ATGTTCTCGAAACTTAAACAAGCAGTACGCCTATTCAAACAGCGCATTCAATTTGGTAATTTTACCTATCAATATTGGTTTTTACCGATTCAAAAAAACAAAATTGTCGTCTCTGCACATTACGGTCGAGGCTATGGAGATAGCCCAAAATACATGGTTGATGCGCTGATGAATCAAGGGCTCGACATTGTTTGGCTCGTCCAAAAAGGGCAAGAAACGAGCTTGCCAGAAGGCGTTCGACCGGTCTCATATGGCACGAAACAAGCATTGCGCGAATTGGCTACAGCCCAAGTCTGGATTGATAATTGCCGTCAAAAATATAGCCCGCCAAAACGAAAAAGCCAGCGCTATATCCAAACGTGGCATAGCCCACTCCGCCTCAAAAAAATCGAAAAAGATGCAGTAAATTATTTACCGCAAGCCTATATCGATCGCGCGAAACGAGATGCCAAGAAATGTGATTACATGTTAGCTGGTTCCGCCTTTAGTCAGGAATTGTACCGAAATTCTTTTTGGTTTCAAGGTGACGTATGGTTAACCGGCACCCCAAGATGTGATGTGTTTTTTCAAGATAGCACCATCATTAAGCGACGTGTAACCACGGATTTGGATATCCCATTTGCTACTAAACTCGCTTTATATGCCCCAACGTTCCGAAAAAACATGGAAGCATCGGTTTACTTACAAGAATTTACGCATGTCAAGCTCGCCCTACAAGCTAAATTCGGTGGGTGCTGGAAGGTACTTATTCGCCTACATCCCAATGTTGCCCATCTCGCTACGGAATTCAGCACAGACAACGATGTTCTACAAGCAACGGATTATCCAGATATGCAAGAACTTCTAGTGGCCAGCGATTTACTCATTACCGATTATTCATCCAGCATGTTCGATATGGGCATCGCCCGAAAAAAAGTTATGCTCTACACACCAGACCTAGCCGAATATTTAGCAACAGAACGCGAGTTTTATTTCGATATAAAAGAACTACCATTCCCACTTGCCAAAAAGCCAACAGAATTAATCAACCAAGTCCTTCACTTCGATGAAATCACCTATCAGCAACTATTAGCCACTTTTAACGACAGCATTAAGCAATGCGAAAATGGCGAAGCCGCCAGCGCCGTTGCAAATAAAATCAAGGCAATATGCCAATAA
- a CDS encoding oligosaccharide flippase family protein produces the protein MRDKNKQRLLHNTLFLYILTFSGYFFSLVTVPYQTRILGPEFYGKVGFAVAMMTYFRLIIDFGFILSATADISKNREDKQEVARIYTAVMYAKGLLTAVSLVVLLGICYAVPMFRQDIFLYVLTFASVAVSAFLPDFLYRGLETMKRITIRTVAIQAFFVCMIFLFLKNPQHYYFVPLFTLIGNAVALFWVQMHVFRTLKIRFVPLEKGYLKHTIRKSSSFFFSRIAATVYQATNTFFLGLMYTPGNVKVGMYVASDRLVGTAKTAFSPIADSLYPYMVKNRDFKLLKKIMLVIMPPVIIGCIVLGIYAKPFMALFLGSAFYEAGSILRILLPIIAITPLVYMLGFPTLSPMGLAKHANLSTIVSAVVQIIGLSVLFLTDIFTVHTLCYITVISQSTVLFYRFIIVWKNRHIFTTKELVSDVLET, from the coding sequence ATGAGAGATAAGAATAAACAACGATTGCTGCATAATACACTATTTTTATACATCCTAACTTTCTCTGGCTATTTTTTCAGCCTAGTTACCGTTCCATATCAAACACGGATTTTAGGACCTGAATTTTACGGGAAAGTTGGTTTTGCGGTAGCGATGATGACTTATTTTCGCTTAATTATCGATTTTGGCTTCATTCTTTCTGCCACCGCTGATATCTCAAAAAATCGAGAAGATAAGCAGGAAGTTGCAAGAATATACACAGCTGTTATGTACGCAAAGGGACTTTTGACGGCAGTTAGCTTGGTTGTCCTACTAGGAATTTGCTATGCGGTTCCGATGTTCCGCCAAGATATATTTTTATACGTGTTGACTTTTGCATCCGTTGCAGTGAGCGCGTTCTTACCAGATTTTTTATATCGCGGATTGGAGACAATGAAACGAATCACCATTCGAACGGTAGCGATTCAAGCATTTTTTGTATGTATGATTTTCCTCTTTCTAAAAAACCCTCAACATTATTACTTCGTTCCACTATTCACGCTGATTGGTAATGCTGTTGCTCTGTTTTGGGTGCAAATGCATGTCTTTCGCACATTAAAAATCAGATTCGTTCCGCTTGAAAAAGGCTATTTGAAACATACGATTCGCAAATCGAGCTCGTTCTTCTTCTCTCGAATCGCCGCGACCGTTTATCAAGCAACAAACACGTTTTTCCTCGGCTTAATGTATACACCTGGAAATGTAAAAGTTGGGATGTATGTGGCTTCAGATCGTCTTGTCGGCACCGCAAAAACCGCATTTTCACCGATAGCTGATAGTTTATATCCTTATATGGTGAAGAATCGCGACTTTAAATTATTGAAAAAGATTATGTTAGTCATCATGCCGCCAGTCATTATCGGTTGCATCGTGCTGGGTATTTATGCAAAACCATTTATGGCCTTGTTTCTTGGGTCAGCTTTTTATGAAGCTGGCTCGATTTTACGAATATTGTTGCCAATTATCGCTATCACACCACTCGTTTACATGTTAGGTTTTCCAACACTTTCTCCAATGGGACTGGCTAAACACGCCAATTTATCTACTATTGTTTCAGCAGTTGTCCAAATCATTGGTTTATCCGTTCTCTTCCTAACAGACATTTTTACCGTCCACACACTTTGCTATATTACAGTTATTTCCCAGTCTACAGTGCTATTTTACCGCTTTATTATCGTCTGGAAAAACCGCCATATCTTCACCACAAAGGAGCTAGTATCAGATGTTCTCGAAACTTAA
- a CDS encoding glycosyltransferase produces the protein MPSISIVLPVYNVAPYLKACLDSLYLQSFRDFEVIAVNDGSSDDSLAILEAYGAFLPELQIISQTNQGLSAARNTGLQYVTGKYVYFLDSDDYLQEDTLETCYTLAELDQIDLIKFDAEPFTEDNITITNSYDSRQWLQENKIYSQKEWLRAQQKHFNSPVWLYFVRTELLMKHQLRFVDGILHEDEIFTPQLFTKATSFKYIAQPFFKRRYRTGSIMQNNIYQSQASYDSKLRIVQMLDQESKNATSEEAKQFLEQRRNTLYMDSRGYNEALRKASPLPILLSKRLELRAGIRYIRKGWKR, from the coding sequence TTGCCTAGCATTTCGATTGTTTTACCGGTCTATAATGTGGCTCCTTATTTGAAAGCGTGTCTGGATAGTTTGTATTTGCAAAGCTTTCGGGATTTTGAAGTCATCGCCGTTAATGATGGCAGTAGTGATGATAGCTTAGCGATTTTAGAGGCGTATGGTGCTTTTTTACCCGAGTTACAGATTATTTCACAGACGAATCAAGGATTATCGGCAGCTCGAAATACGGGATTGCAATATGTCACGGGGAAATATGTGTACTTCCTCGATTCCGATGATTATTTGCAAGAGGATACATTGGAAACCTGCTACACGCTTGCCGAGCTAGACCAAATCGATCTGATAAAATTCGATGCGGAGCCATTTACGGAGGATAATATCACAATTACTAATTCCTATGACTCGAGGCAATGGCTTCAAGAAAACAAAATCTACTCGCAAAAAGAGTGGCTTCGTGCCCAGCAAAAACATTTCAATTCACCGGTATGGTTATATTTTGTTCGGACAGAGTTACTAATGAAGCATCAACTTCGATTTGTAGATGGTATTTTGCATGAAGATGAGATTTTCACACCGCAGTTATTCACAAAAGCGACTTCTTTTAAGTACATCGCACAACCTTTTTTCAAAAGAAGATACCGCACAGGTTCGATTATGCAAAATAATATTTATCAAAGTCAGGCTTCGTATGACTCTAAGTTGCGCATTGTTCAAATGTTGGATCAAGAAAGCAAAAATGCAACATCTGAGGAAGCAAAACAATTTCTAGAACAGCGGCGGAATACATTATACATGGACAGTCGTGGCTATAATGAAGCACTACGTAAAGCTTCGCCGTTACCTATATTGTTAAGCAAGCGGCTAGAGTTACGCGCAGGGATACGATATATCAGGAAAGGCTGGAAACGATGA
- a CDS encoding UDP-glucose dehydrogenase family protein → MKIAVAGTGYVGLVTGTCLAKMGQSVVCVDKDETKIIQLNLGKSPIYEPGLEAEIVKAKEAGRLRFTMDYTQTYREADVIVVGVATPENADGSANLHALYHVCGQIADAIESPTLVVVKSTVPIGTNDKLAIYFDQILGEDRKNLVEVASNPEFLSQGTALRDTLQAERIVIGTENQEAEDMLTEIYAPFGQPILKMNRRSAEMVKYASNDFLALKISFVNDIANLCEAVGADIEEVTNGMGADSRIGNRFLSPGIGYGGSCFPKDTKALHWLAEEAGYTLKTIRAAIDVNEKQRFKLIQAARKDMSQFTGKKIAVLGATFKPGTDDLREAPSIPNLQLLLGEGADVHVYDPVGLPNLEKVFGDRLHYSESVASTLQDADACFIFTEWAEIKEMDLGLFQTMREPQVYDGRNCFSIKAAEAAGMNYYSIGRARVGGVVFA, encoded by the coding sequence ATGAAAATTGCAGTAGCTGGAACGGGATATGTTGGGCTAGTAACGGGGACATGTTTGGCCAAAATGGGTCAATCTGTCGTCTGTGTTGATAAGGATGAAACAAAAATAATACAATTAAATCTTGGCAAGTCACCGATTTATGAGCCAGGACTTGAAGCGGAGATTGTAAAAGCGAAAGAAGCTGGGCGGTTACGTTTTACGATGGATTACACACAAACGTATCGTGAGGCGGACGTCATTGTGGTTGGCGTAGCTACACCTGAAAATGCAGATGGTTCGGCCAACTTGCACGCTTTATACCACGTTTGTGGACAGATTGCCGATGCGATTGAGTCACCTACTTTGGTGGTCGTGAAATCCACGGTTCCGATTGGGACCAATGATAAATTAGCGATTTATTTCGATCAAATACTCGGTGAAGATCGAAAAAACTTGGTGGAAGTAGCATCCAATCCTGAGTTCTTATCGCAAGGAACAGCATTACGAGATACGCTTCAAGCAGAGCGAATTGTGATTGGGACGGAAAATCAGGAAGCGGAGGACATGTTGACGGAAATATATGCACCTTTTGGACAACCGATTTTGAAAATGAATCGTCGGAGCGCAGAAATGGTGAAGTATGCGTCGAATGACTTTTTAGCATTGAAGATTTCGTTTGTCAATGATATTGCGAACTTATGTGAAGCAGTTGGTGCGGATATTGAAGAAGTGACGAACGGGATGGGTGCGGATTCACGCATTGGTAATCGGTTCCTATCACCTGGCATCGGTTATGGTGGCTCGTGCTTTCCGAAAGATACGAAGGCGTTACACTGGCTTGCAGAAGAAGCGGGTTACACATTAAAAACAATTCGAGCGGCGATTGATGTCAATGAAAAACAACGATTCAAGCTCATTCAAGCCGCGCGTAAAGATATGAGTCAGTTCACTGGGAAGAAAATCGCGGTGTTGGGCGCAACCTTTAAACCTGGAACGGATGATTTACGTGAAGCACCTTCGATTCCGAATTTACAGTTGCTTTTGGGAGAGGGCGCGGATGTCCATGTGTATGATCCAGTTGGTTTGCCGAACTTGGAGAAAGTATTCGGCGATCGCCTTCATTACAGTGAATCGGTGGCTAGTACGCTACAAGACGCAGATGCCTGTTTCATTTTTACCGAATGGGCCGAAATTAAGGAGATGGATTTAGGGCTATTCCAAACTATGCGAGAGCCTCAAGTGTATGATGGGCGAAATTGTTTTTCTATCAAAGCTGCGGAGGCGGCTGGCATGAATTATTATTCTATTGGTCGTGCACGTGTGGGAGGGGTTGTCTTTGCCTAG
- a CDS encoding glycosyltransferase family 2 protein produces MSPLVSVVIPTRNRVEMLERAIDSVLRQTYSNIEICVVIDGPDTVSKQLTRKYSQNDAPIRVLETAGVGGSAARNMGVQVARGSWIAFLDDDDEFLPTKIEKQLQLLAFDSEKRHLAFTSVSTYEPGKPQNEFDLPHVHWKDAGVSVGEYLFCRKGRKTMGFIQTSTLLIPRKLMLEIPFTDGLQKHQDWDLLLRMEAVGVLIKQVESAETVYHQHVAHAGRVGQSNVWLFSEEWVETMPVSQAARDSFALSIVSRGIATDKTRTKWQRQKDIIQRFSQTKWSAKYFGSYIYMLMMQSVRVYSN; encoded by the coding sequence ATGTCACCGTTAGTTAGTGTTGTTATCCCTACGCGAAATCGGGTGGAGATGCTAGAACGAGCTATCGATAGTGTCTTGAGGCAAACGTATTCGAACATCGAAATTTGTGTGGTTATTGACGGCCCAGATACTGTATCCAAACAATTAACACGCAAGTACTCCCAAAATGATGCGCCTATTAGAGTACTAGAAACAGCAGGAGTTGGCGGAAGTGCAGCGCGGAATATGGGTGTTCAGGTGGCGCGTGGGAGTTGGATTGCTTTTTTGGATGATGATGATGAATTTTTACCTACAAAAATTGAGAAACAATTGCAATTATTGGCGTTTGATAGCGAAAAACGACATCTCGCATTTACGTCTGTTTCTACTTACGAGCCTGGCAAACCGCAGAACGAGTTCGATTTGCCTCACGTTCACTGGAAAGATGCGGGAGTTTCTGTGGGGGAGTATTTATTTTGTCGAAAAGGTCGAAAAACAATGGGGTTTATCCAGACGTCGACGTTATTGATTCCGCGAAAATTAATGTTAGAAATCCCGTTTACAGATGGGCTGCAGAAACATCAAGATTGGGATTTATTACTACGAATGGAGGCAGTAGGAGTCCTAATTAAGCAAGTAGAGAGCGCAGAAACCGTCTATCATCAACATGTCGCTCATGCAGGACGCGTTGGCCAGTCTAATGTGTGGCTTTTTTCAGAGGAATGGGTAGAGACGATGCCCGTGAGTCAAGCAGCTAGGGATTCCTTTGCATTATCGATTGTAAGTCGGGGGATTGCGACAGACAAAACAAGGACAAAATGGCAGCGACAAAAAGATATTATACAGCGGTTTTCGCAAACAAAATGGAGTGCTAAGTATTTTGGAAGTTATATATATATGTTAATGATGCAGTCAGTCAGAGTTTATTCGAACTAG
- a CDS encoding CpsD/CapB family tyrosine-protein kinase has product MMRRKIKNAQRDDQKLVVQNKPLSSLAEQFRIIVENIELMSIDKKIKSLLITSADPSSGKSIISSNLAVAFAQKGKKTLLIDADLRKPTIHKYFRNGVSLGLMGLIKKESTVESAVFESDSPNLFILQAGIIPANPTTILASERLKEVFAELEAQFDHIIVDTPPILAVADAQILSGMTDASALVIRNDYTVTERAKKASTRLGQSSTLFLGAIFNNQKQKQDHYYYQEKE; this is encoded by the coding sequence ATGATGAGACGTAAAATAAAAAATGCACAACGCGATGATCAGAAATTAGTCGTGCAAAATAAACCACTATCTTCGTTAGCCGAACAATTTCGAATAATTGTCGAAAATATCGAGTTAATGAGTATTGATAAAAAAATCAAATCGTTATTGATTACCTCCGCCGATCCTAGCTCTGGAAAATCGATTATTTCAAGTAATTTAGCGGTGGCCTTTGCTCAAAAGGGAAAGAAAACATTGCTAATCGATGCTGATTTACGCAAACCGACGATTCATAAATATTTTCGGAATGGTGTTTCCTTAGGCTTGATGGGACTAATAAAAAAAGAGTCAACTGTTGAAAGTGCCGTTTTTGAAAGTGATAGTCCGAATTTATTTATTCTTCAAGCTGGAATTATTCCTGCGAATCCGACTACGATTTTGGCTTCGGAGCGGTTGAAAGAAGTTTTTGCCGAACTAGAAGCGCAGTTTGATCATATTATTGTAGATACGCCGCCAATTTTAGCGGTTGCGGATGCCCAAATACTTTCCGGTATGACCGATGCCTCGGCTTTAGTTATTCGCAATGATTATACGGTAACAGAACGTGCCAAGAAAGCGAGTACTCGTCTAGGGCAGAGTTCTACATTATTTTTAGGTGCCATTTTTAATAATCAAAAACAAAAACAAGATCATTATTATTATCAGGAGAAAGAGTAA
- a CDS encoding YveK family protein codes for MEETISLKEIAETLKKNILIILASMIFCASAAFGYLQLYVTPQYEAVSQVLITQNAQDQNSAVQNSEIQANIQMVNTYSVVIKSPRILKNAAQEIDPNLSVETLASKVSVDSVQNSQVINIHVVDDQPEEAIEAAKSVTKSFLKETPSMMKVSNVELLADPSTAHKISPNTKIGMLAGLVGGLVLGIVIALARRIFDERFKKEEEIVARLQIPVIGTVGNITATESVNDKGSIRRRKKK; via the coding sequence ATGGAAGAAACCATTTCACTAAAAGAAATTGCAGAAACACTCAAGAAAAATATATTGATTATCTTGGCTTCTATGATTTTTTGTGCCAGCGCAGCATTTGGCTATTTGCAACTATACGTGACGCCGCAGTATGAAGCAGTCTCACAAGTTCTCATTACCCAAAATGCCCAAGATCAAAATTCAGCGGTACAAAACTCAGAAATCCAAGCAAATATTCAGATGGTCAACACCTATAGCGTGGTCATTAAAAGCCCTCGTATTTTAAAAAATGCGGCGCAAGAGATTGATCCAAACCTAAGTGTAGAGACGCTCGCAAGTAAAGTATCTGTCGACAGTGTCCAGAATTCGCAAGTCATCAATATTCATGTCGTCGATGACCAGCCAGAAGAAGCCATCGAAGCTGCAAAAAGTGTCACAAAAAGCTTTTTGAAAGAAACGCCAAGTATGATGAAGGTTTCTAATGTCGAATTGCTCGCCGATCCTTCTACCGCACATAAAATTAGTCCTAACACGAAGATTGGTATGTTAGCAGGCTTGGTCGGTGGACTTGTATTAGGTATAGTCATTGCTTTGGCTAGAAGGATTTTCGATGAACGTTTTAAGAAAGAAGAAGAAATTGTCGCGCGGTTGCAGATTCCGGTTATCGGTACAGTTGGCAACATTACGGCAACAGAAAGCGTGAATGATAAAGGCTCAATAAGGAGGAGGAAGAAAAAATGA
- a CDS encoding glycosyltransferase family 4 protein, giving the protein MRILMFGPNHETKGGIATVIANFKGHFHSTTNTVFYLESWKEGNVFQRVFYSARGLLLLPFQVKRKKIKLVHLHIAQDGSYFRKALATRLAKLCGAKVLLHVHGSHFDQYHKESMPRLQKHILRTLRKADKIIVLNEDVRTYFANYDIEMDIVSNAVPILETAPMSDERTQISCFGQLGERKGTYDLLRIAKVLYARHPEVMIYLYGDGDLKEVQELVIQQELKNIRIGGWITADEKALAMRKTMIHVLPSYQEGLPMSVLETMAYGIPNVSTYVGGIPDVIESGKDGLLINPGEEDALAEALISLIEQETIRKKMGTAAAAKIKTHFSMPAYIHKWNQIYTEWDK; this is encoded by the coding sequence TTGAGAATTTTAATGTTCGGACCTAATCACGAGACAAAGGGCGGTATTGCAACAGTTATCGCGAATTTTAAAGGTCATTTTCACTCCACTACTAATACTGTATTTTATTTGGAAAGTTGGAAAGAAGGTAATGTTTTCCAACGTGTGTTCTACTCTGCACGTGGTCTCTTGTTATTACCCTTTCAAGTAAAACGCAAAAAAATAAAGCTCGTTCATCTCCACATAGCGCAAGATGGTAGCTATTTTCGTAAAGCGTTGGCTACTCGATTAGCTAAATTATGCGGCGCTAAAGTGTTGTTACACGTTCACGGCTCCCATTTTGATCAATATCACAAGGAAAGTATGCCGCGGTTGCAAAAACATATTTTACGAACATTGCGAAAGGCAGATAAGATTATCGTGCTAAATGAGGATGTTAGAACTTACTTTGCTAACTATGATATCGAAATGGATATTGTTTCAAATGCAGTACCGATATTAGAAACAGCGCCCATGTCTGATGAGCGCACACAGATTAGTTGTTTTGGACAGCTTGGTGAGCGTAAAGGCACGTATGACTTGCTTCGCATTGCCAAAGTATTATACGCCAGGCATCCAGAAGTCATGATTTATTTGTATGGTGATGGTGATTTGAAGGAAGTACAAGAACTCGTGATACAGCAAGAACTCAAGAACATTCGCATTGGTGGTTGGATTACAGCGGATGAAAAAGCGCTAGCCATGCGTAAGACAATGATTCATGTTCTACCGTCTTATCAAGAAGGACTGCCGATGTCAGTTTTGGAAACGATGGCTTATGGTATTCCGAATGTCAGCACCTACGTCGGCGGTATTCCAGACGTCATTGAATCAGGAAAAGACGGCTTATTAATCAATCCTGGCGAAGAAGACGCGCTAGCAGAAGCACTGATTTCATTAATTGAACAAGAAACTATTCGCAAAAAAATGGGCACAGCAGCCGCAGCAAAAATTAAAACACATTTCTCCATGCCTGCCTATATTCATAAATGGAATCAAATCTATACAGAATGGGATAAATGA
- a CDS encoding WecB/TagA/CpsF family glycosyltransferase codes for MSRRIRFLDANLDTLTFNETIEKIEAQIKKREPIHHTGVNADKINLMKKNPRFQKIINEAALINPDGMSVVLAAKLCKQAPLERVAGIDIMVRLLEIAATKGYRIYFLGTSQAILDKLIARVKQDYPTLVIAGFHHGFFQPEEEADVVADIKKQQPDLLFIALPSPQKEFFVDRNIAEMGVPVSIGVGGSFDVIAGELKRAPQWMQRLNLEWFYRMMQEPRRLAKRYLVGNLIFIKHVSQEKFAQKREV; via the coding sequence ATGTCTAGACGAATTCGTTTCTTAGACGCTAATTTAGACACGCTTACTTTTAACGAAACGATTGAAAAAATAGAAGCACAAATTAAGAAGCGTGAACCGATACATCACACTGGCGTCAATGCCGACAAGATTAACCTGATGAAAAAAAATCCACGCTTTCAGAAAATCATCAATGAAGCAGCGTTAATTAATCCCGATGGCATGTCCGTTGTACTAGCCGCTAAATTATGTAAGCAAGCTCCATTGGAACGCGTGGCAGGCATCGATATCATGGTTCGTTTATTAGAAATTGCCGCAACAAAAGGCTATCGTATCTATTTTCTAGGAACAAGCCAAGCCATTCTTGACAAACTGATTGCCCGTGTCAAACAAGATTATCCAACACTCGTTATCGCTGGCTTTCATCATGGCTTTTTCCAACCGGAAGAAGAAGCGGATGTTGTCGCAGATATCAAAAAGCAACAACCTGATTTGCTATTTATCGCATTACCAAGTCCGCAAAAAGAGTTTTTCGTAGACAGAAACATTGCTGAAATGGGCGTACCAGTATCGATTGGTGTCGGTGGAAGCTTCGATGTCATCGCAGGAGAGCTGAAGCGTGCCCCGCAGTGGATGCAACGCTTGAACCTCGAATGGTTTTATCGAATGATGCAAGAACCAAGACGTCTAGCAAAACGGTATCTCGTTGGTAACCTTATTTTTATCAAACACGTTTCACAAGAAAAATTCGCACAGAAAAGAGAGGTGTAG
- a CDS encoding sugar transferase: protein MFYSSQEIKKIQENKRHELRYRILDIIIATCALIISAPVLLTIMLIIKCTEFKAPIFFHQKRIGRDGQAFNMYKFRTMVVDAEQQKAALAAQNEVEGHMFKMKDDPRITKIGKILRKTSLDEFPQLFNVLQGHMSVVGPRPPLPDEVVNYTSYDMARLSVKPGCTGLWQVSGRNKLSFQEMVELDLHYIRNRSLKFNFLILMRTWRELTGKGSGV, encoded by the coding sequence GTGTTCTATTCATCACAAGAAATCAAAAAAATACAAGAAAACAAAAGACATGAGCTGCGTTATCGCATCCTAGATATCATCATCGCAACATGCGCTTTAATAATCAGCGCCCCCGTTCTACTTACCATCATGCTTATTATTAAATGCACAGAGTTCAAAGCCCCTATCTTTTTTCACCAAAAACGAATCGGACGCGACGGTCAAGCTTTCAATATGTACAAATTCCGAACCATGGTCGTAGATGCCGAACAACAAAAGGCCGCGCTAGCAGCTCAAAACGAAGTCGAAGGACACATGTTCAAAATGAAAGACGACCCACGAATCACTAAAATAGGTAAGATTTTGCGCAAAACGAGTCTAGACGAATTTCCGCAATTGTTCAATGTTTTGCAAGGTCACATGAGCGTTGTTGGACCTCGTCCGCCGCTACCTGATGAAGTCGTTAACTACACGAGCTACGATATGGCACGCCTTAGTGTAAAACCAGGCTGTACAGGACTTTGGCAAGTCAGCGGTCGTAATAAACTATCCTTTCAAGAAATGGTAGAACTCGACTTGCACTATATCCGAAACCGGTCTCTCAAGTTCAACTTCCTTATTTTAATGAGGACTTGGCGCGAGTTAACTGGCAAAGGAAGTGGTGTCTAA
- a CDS encoding DUF4352 domain-containing protein, protein MKKTIMAILVTLLIVTTLVGCNGKKEDTDLNKALGNKEVTVTPTKVTREKATSDRKEILKVVVKVKNNAKKPMGIGAGNFTLKDDNGKNYEMYGLKTDSLGQELAAGGTVSGNVYFEIPADLEKGWMDYAVSIGQEPAAEWLLSFPEK, encoded by the coding sequence ATGAAAAAAACTATAATGGCAATACTCGTAACGCTACTTATCGTCACAACATTAGTGGGTTGCAACGGTAAAAAAGAAGACACAGATCTAAATAAAGCACTAGGAAACAAAGAAGTCACCGTAACTCCAACCAAAGTCACACGCGAAAAAGCAACAAGTGATCGCAAAGAAATTTTAAAAGTCGTTGTCAAAGTAAAGAATAACGCTAAGAAACCGATGGGGATTGGCGCTGGTAATTTTACGCTAAAAGACGACAACGGTAAAAACTACGAGATGTATGGTCTAAAAACTGATAGCCTCGGTCAAGAACTAGCCGCAGGTGGGACTGTTTCCGGCAATGTCTATTTTGAAATACCCGCTGACTTAGAAAAGGGTTGGATGGATTATGCCGTTTCAATAGGTCAAGAGCCTGCAGCAGAATGGCTACTATCATTTCCCGAGAAATAA